A stretch of the Proteus sp. ZN5 genome encodes the following:
- a CDS encoding 2-hydroxyacyl-CoA dehydratase family protein translates to MKTLTELFDELQAVVDNPVAQLEGFIRSGKKVIGCFPEYTPNEIVYAAGMVPFGIWGAEGREISEAKKYFPPFYCALALSSLEMGLDGALNKLSAAIIPSLCDTLKCLGQNWKAGVPQVPFIQLVHPQNRKTPAGIAFLTEQYKKIALQLGEISGQTVTDDALKNAIHLFNQRRRALRDFSDIAALHPNLVTPQRRNTVIKSGYFMDVVEHTKAVEAIVAQCKTLSPEPWKGHKIVVTGIIADSPSILQILADNKMAIVADEVAHESRQFRQDIPENNAPYEAMAEQIAQLEGCSLLYDPEKKRGRLIADMVKNTGADGVVYLLTKFCDPEEFDAPIVKKFLDREGIPSIIIEIDQQTKTYEQARTALQTFADVLSA, encoded by the coding sequence ATGAAAACATTAACGGAGTTGTTTGATGAGTTACAAGCCGTGGTGGATAACCCTGTTGCTCAATTAGAGGGTTTTATTCGCAGTGGCAAAAAGGTTATTGGTTGTTTTCCTGAATATACCCCGAATGAAATTGTCTATGCGGCAGGTATGGTGCCTTTTGGTATTTGGGGTGCAGAAGGACGTGAGATCTCCGAAGCGAAGAAATATTTTCCTCCTTTCTATTGTGCGTTAGCGCTTTCTTCTCTTGAAATGGGGTTAGATGGTGCGCTGAATAAACTATCAGCAGCCATAATTCCTTCTTTGTGTGACACCTTAAAATGCTTAGGGCAAAACTGGAAAGCCGGTGTGCCACAAGTGCCTTTTATCCAACTGGTGCATCCACAAAATCGTAAAACACCAGCAGGTATTGCATTCTTAACTGAACAATACAAAAAAATTGCACTGCAATTAGGGGAAATTTCCGGTCAAACAGTAACAGATGATGCACTGAAAAATGCTATTCACCTGTTTAATCAGCGCCGCCGCGCATTACGTGATTTTTCAGATATCGCTGCACTTCATCCAAATTTAGTCACACCACAACGCCGTAATACCGTGATCAAAAGTGGTTATTTTATGGATGTGGTTGAACATACCAAAGCCGTTGAAGCCATTGTTGCACAATGTAAAACCTTGTCTCCAGAACCTTGGAAAGGGCACAAGATTGTTGTGACAGGCATTATTGCGGATAGCCCTTCAATTCTACAAATTTTGGCTGATAACAAGATGGCTATTGTGGCAGATGAAGTCGCACATGAGTCTCGTCAGTTCCGCCAAGATATCCCAGAAAATAACGCACCTTATGAAGCGATGGCAGAGCAAATCGCTCAGCTTGAAGGGTGTTCACTTTTGTATGATCCAGAGAAAAAACGCGGTCGTTTAATTGCCGATATGGTGAAAAACACAGGCGCTGATGGTGTCGTCTATTTACTGACGAAGTTCTGTGATCCAGAAGAATTTGATGCCCCTATTGTGAAGAAATTCCTCGATAGAGAAGGCATTCCTTCCATCATTATCGAAATTGATCAGCAAACTAAAACATATGAACAGGCGAGAACGGCACTGCAAACTTTTGCAGATGTGCTTTCTGCTTAA